A portion of the Polaribacter cellanae genome contains these proteins:
- a CDS encoding ribbon-helix-helix domain-containing protein — translation MATFTSSLPDNLLDRLSNLAKELKLPKNKLMQQALELYLEQLEKASYIKSYKQAASDQDILMVAEEGMQEYFNEINKI, via the coding sequence ATGGCAACATTCACATCATCATTACCAGACAATTTATTAGATAGGTTGTCTAACTTGGCAAAAGAATTAAAACTTCCTAAAAACAAGTTAATGCAACAAGCGTTAGAATTGTATTTAGAGCAATTGGAAAAAGCGAGCTATATAAAGTCTTACAAGCAAGCAGCTTCAGACCAAGATATTTTAATGGTTGCAGAAGAAGGGATGCAAGAATATTTTAATGAGATTAATAAGATATAA
- a CDS encoding NADPH-dependent FMN reductase yields MKKIVAFAGSTSSTSINKKLVTFTAESLEKTAFDIIDLRDFSVPIFSEDEEKENGFPSDMTKLSKMFDNYDGFLVALAEHNGSYAAAFKNIFDWCSRINNKIFREKPVLLMATSPGQMGGKFVLAAAEQRFPRHAAKELLTFSLPNFSDNFKEGKIVNEEYLTLLTQQIEQFENLVNN; encoded by the coding sequence ATGAAAAAAATAGTAGCATTTGCAGGGAGTACAAGTTCAACATCCATTAATAAAAAATTAGTAACATTTACAGCAGAAAGTTTAGAAAAAACAGCATTTGATATCATAGACTTAAGAGATTTTTCTGTACCTATTTTTAGTGAAGATGAAGAAAAAGAAAATGGTTTTCCAAGTGATATGACAAAATTATCTAAAATGTTCGATAATTACGATGGTTTCCTTGTAGCGTTAGCAGAACACAATGGTTCTTATGCAGCAGCGTTTAAAAATATATTTGATTGGTGTTCGAGGATAAACAATAAAATATTTAGAGAGAAACCAGTATTATTAATGGCAACTTCTCCAGGACAAATGGGAGGAAAGTTTGTTTTAGCAGCAGCAGAACAACGTTTTCCAAGACATGCAGCAAAAGAATTATTAACCTTCTCTTTACCAAATTTTTCTGATAATTTTAAGGAAGGGAAAATTGTAAATGAAGAATATTTAACATTATTAACGCAACAAATAGAGCAGTTCGAAAACTTAGTAAATAATTAG
- a CDS encoding DUF6638 family protein, which yields MQKLKKANLYRSELIPISGKLVERYNKCLLKLGFSATKLTNFSIDGVGWSPEIAEEKKESFYLNNGEANSHAIIILPKQKGLPVYNPFHSFDRELMKIIFRKHGDKINNITRDSAICIDFDQNIDTFYEPLDVLKYKEINIKFHLINNLDVAKAEQLKLIETFNKDTNFIDESIHQQLLASAKKYGDLRERTLDLEPISFTSDSFYTKAFGGIFVLRDFVKPILIFEKEETYKEAINDTMYDVLMYHISHKELIDKLLSYEVIEFNLNEEVSGKRYDRIKKYIFSEFLKETNHPVKDILKDPILFKSYLNKIDINARKKVMGLELFLQKKELSKTLKAKDILDDELFVALNKPHSSLKPANQDLIWYLLVNIAPKDVLFLYWYDKEHFYERFEKLDESVQDWVIETIKNGY from the coding sequence ATGCAAAAACTAAAAAAAGCCAATTTGTACAGAAGCGAACTAATTCCCATTAGTGGAAAATTAGTAGAACGTTACAATAAATGTTTGTTGAAATTAGGTTTTTCAGCAACAAAACTCACCAATTTTTCAATTGATGGAGTAGGTTGGAGTCCAGAAATTGCCGAAGAAAAAAAAGAGTCTTTTTATTTAAATAATGGTGAAGCAAACTCACATGCTATCATTATTTTACCAAAACAAAAAGGCTTACCTGTGTACAATCCGTTTCATTCTTTCGACAGAGAATTAATGAAAATTATCTTTAGAAAACATGGAGATAAAATTAATAATATTACAAGAGATTCCGCAATTTGTATAGATTTTGATCAAAATATAGATACATTTTACGAGCCTTTAGACGTTTTAAAATATAAAGAAATCAATATTAAATTTCATCTAATAAATAATTTAGATGTTGCAAAAGCCGAGCAATTAAAATTGATTGAAACCTTTAACAAAGACACAAATTTTATAGATGAAAGTATCCATCAACAACTATTAGCATCCGCTAAAAAGTATGGCGATTTAAGAGAAAGAACATTAGATTTAGAACCGATTTCTTTTACATCAGATTCTTTTTATACAAAAGCATTTGGCGGAATATTTGTTTTAAGAGATTTTGTAAAACCAATCTTAATTTTCGAAAAAGAAGAAACATACAAAGAAGCCATAAACGACACAATGTATGATGTTTTAATGTATCATATTTCTCATAAAGAATTAATAGATAAATTATTAAGTTACGAGGTAATTGAATTTAATTTAAATGAAGAAGTTTCAGGAAAAAGATATGATAGAATTAAAAAATACATTTTTTCAGAATTTTTAAAAGAAACCAATCACCCAGTAAAAGATATTTTAAAAGACCCCATTTTATTTAAAAGTTATTTGAATAAAATAGATATAAATGCTCGTAAAAAAGTGATGGGTTTAGAACTTTTTCTCCAAAAGAAAGAGCTTTCAAAAACACTAAAAGCGAAGGATATTTTAGATGATGAATTATTTGTCGCTTTAAACAAACCACATTCCTCTTTAAAACCAGCAAACCAAGATTTAATTTGGTATTTGTTGGTAAACATTGCACCAAAAGATGTTTTATTTTTATATTGGTATGATAAAGAGCATTTTTATGAGCGATTTGAAAAGTTAGACGAATCTGTTCAAGATTGGGTGATTGAGACGATTAAGAATGGGTATTAG
- a CDS encoding AAA family ATPase: MEHNSTFPIKQNELDMLRDEASGYLKSIQWEQSNRAKNKDKDAKDDSILLYLSRANSGSNVEITSVSKTILGLKKRLLPDSIAIPVYLNQTLYAVQEGITLGIWIKDSYYDTSGLSSLNERKSALDNSGKREYESKLQTATAFQLFATAYKILHDLKPHCSDDLSVMKQKFAGIPEVSFTSPLKGIACALFYFDKYLGHPDIVKTDKDVIDFTVVYFEAFIDEIQLRKSTLEYTETIVDRTYKLENSDFAVSGWDNVFAGTAKSVEFNKIQFEQIVGNKDAKHFARRLTERMLSYDFDAKKNPFQELGGFMPVFMGYGIPGTGKSMLIAAIATRLKEHSDNLDIPFLFHPMPDTLISTFQGGSAEKMVEWMKPMQDPTKLIFAPIDDAENNLQERTAQGVSAGVKEVIGVFLRYTEGAYAVNYGNSSIGLFTNLPEMLDKAVISRVQGRFKIDGARTEHDFLDQDYIWWKKFDKTMPDFVNMQNPENYQFLKDQGLAKSMGDILNSIEKPSEERVFQAYDKAEKLHKTNHHLFFASLYKEIQQIFPFFSSRDVRNIQSAISLRLTDFDLEKDWFENPEIYFKKDYETKFNMLQELMKSNMKGLDFSEIRRQEVVRYLDNVATIADTDFKRKVDARVNQLNIDLEARKTFRGDR, encoded by the coding sequence ATGGAACACAACTCAACTTTCCCAATAAAACAAAACGAATTAGATATGCTTCGTGACGAAGCCTCTGGTTATCTAAAATCGATTCAATGGGAACAAAGTAATAGAGCAAAAAACAAAGACAAAGATGCAAAAGACGATTCAATTTTATTGTATTTGTCAAGAGCAAATAGCGGAAGTAATGTAGAAATTACGTCAGTTTCTAAAACTATTTTAGGCTTAAAAAAACGATTATTGCCAGATTCTATTGCGATTCCTGTGTATTTGAATCAGACTTTATATGCTGTTCAAGAAGGAATTACATTAGGAATTTGGATAAAAGACAGTTATTACGATACCTCAGGATTATCGAGTTTAAACGAACGAAAATCGGCATTAGATAATTCAGGAAAAAGAGAATATGAAAGCAAACTGCAAACAGCAACTGCATTTCAATTATTTGCAACCGCGTATAAAATTTTGCATGATTTAAAGCCACATTGTTCAGACGATTTATCTGTAATGAAGCAGAAATTTGCAGGGATTCCAGAAGTATCTTTTACATCACCTTTAAAAGGAATTGCATGTGCTTTATTTTATTTTGATAAATATTTAGGGCATCCAGATATTGTAAAAACAGACAAAGATGTAATTGATTTTACAGTGGTTTATTTTGAAGCTTTTATTGATGAAATTCAGCTTCGAAAAAGCACATTAGAATATACAGAAACGATTGTAGATAGAACCTACAAATTAGAAAATAGCGATTTCGCAGTTTCTGGCTGGGACAATGTTTTTGCAGGAACCGCAAAAAGTGTGGAGTTTAATAAAATTCAGTTTGAGCAAATTGTAGGAAATAAAGACGCAAAACATTTTGCACGTAGGTTAACAGAAAGAATGTTGAGCTACGATTTTGATGCGAAGAAAAATCCGTTTCAAGAATTGGGTGGATTTATGCCTGTTTTTATGGGTTATGGAATTCCAGGAACTGGAAAAAGTATGTTAATTGCAGCGATTGCAACACGTTTAAAAGAACATTCAGACAATTTAGACATTCCGTTTTTGTTTCATCCAATGCCAGATACGTTGATTTCTACTTTTCAAGGAGGTTCTGCAGAAAAAATGGTGGAATGGATGAAGCCAATGCAAGACCCCACAAAATTAATTTTTGCTCCAATTGACGATGCAGAAAATAATTTACAAGAAAGAACTGCACAAGGAGTTTCAGCAGGTGTAAAAGAAGTAATTGGTGTGTTCTTACGTTATACAGAAGGCGCTTATGCTGTAAATTATGGAAATTCATCCATTGGTTTATTTACAAATTTACCAGAAATGTTAGACAAAGCTGTAATTTCTCGTGTACAAGGAAGATTTAAAATTGATGGAGCAAGAACAGAACACGACTTTTTAGACCAAGATTATATCTGGTGGAAGAAATTTGATAAGACAATGCCCGATTTTGTGAATATGCAAAATCCAGAAAATTATCAATTTTTGAAAGACCAAGGTTTGGCAAAAAGTATGGGCGACATCTTAAATTCAATAGAAAAACCATCCGAAGAAAGAGTTTTTCAGGCTTATGATAAAGCTGAAAAATTACATAAAACGAATCATCATTTGTTTTTTGCGAGTTTATATAAAGAAATTCAGCAAATATTTCCGTTTTTCTCTTCAAGAGATGTACGTAATATTCAATCTGCGATTTCATTGCGATTAACAGATTTCGATTTAGAAAAAGATTGGTTCGAAAATCCTGAAATATATTTTAAGAAAGATTATGAAACCAAGTTTAATATGTTGCAAGAATTGATGAAAAGTAATATGAAGGGTTTAGATTTTTCAGAAATTAGAAGACAAGAAGTGGTGCGTTATTTAGACAATGTTGCCACGATTGCAGATACAGATTTTAAGAGAAAAGTAGATGCAAGAGTAAATCAATTAAACATCGATTTGGAAGCGAGAAAAACATTTAGAGGTGACAGATAA
- a CDS encoding microtubule-binding protein yields MTDDFDLLETNSTKKTEKVDVNWGKAIDTMKSKLSQEEDPEKRQKILNATLDDVVDMAKQDRSTLLDAIKDLTDYQDEVGIKFEGFSALNAQEQKVIDDAQKALERARIELEDAKNKPDTWWNNLWGRKSKIKREEAEFAQAEKTRAGADNKAKAMFQERIESADIQTLLGELSFKSQAAVTRLKNREVEIKEVEEKLKTAIVEASKNHTKALEKKKEVEDKLEEQYALLKQARQELDEIADKQSTAYSEAIGKVTTIEQKVEELEGLKNAYTTLAASKDSFVHKHNLTIKVLTSLRSNLQTHRAKLKSDTEERLKYYDGYIVALKARTDQEFAAILEHLGVKTDEHIGETLASMHSASAKARQDMMDNIPVHEKVMKGVYSTYAEALQEIREKDVDIQKNFADRYGIDMKEIFEDYYKADANAPSGNDDEPAATPKKESSNDDLLS; encoded by the coding sequence AAAAAAAACTGAAAAAGTAGATGTAAATTGGGGAAAAGCGATTGACACAATGAAATCTAAATTGTCTCAAGAGGAAGACCCAGAAAAGCGTCAAAAAATATTAAATGCAACTTTAGATGACGTTGTAGATATGGCAAAACAAGACAGAAGTACCTTGTTAGATGCTATTAAAGATTTAACCGATTATCAAGATGAAGTTGGTATTAAATTCGAAGGTTTTTCAGCTTTAAATGCACAAGAACAAAAAGTAATAGACGATGCCCAAAAAGCATTAGAAAGAGCAAGAATCGAATTAGAAGATGCAAAAAATAAACCAGATACTTGGTGGAATAATTTGTGGGGAAGAAAATCGAAAATAAAAAGAGAAGAAGCCGAATTTGCACAAGCAGAAAAAACAAGAGCAGGAGCAGATAACAAAGCAAAAGCAATGTTTCAAGAGCGAATAGAAAGTGCAGATATTCAAACTTTATTGGGTGAACTTTCTTTTAAATCTCAAGCTGCTGTAACTCGCTTAAAAAATAGAGAGGTAGAAATTAAAGAAGTAGAAGAAAAGCTAAAAACGGCAATTGTAGAAGCTTCTAAAAATCATACAAAAGCATTAGAAAAGAAGAAAGAAGTAGAAGATAAATTAGAAGAGCAATATGCATTGTTGAAGCAAGCGCGCCAAGAATTAGACGAAATTGCAGACAAGCAATCTACAGCTTATTCAGAAGCAATTGGAAAAGTAACAACGATCGAGCAAAAAGTGGAAGAATTAGAAGGGTTGAAAAACGCTTACACAACTTTGGCTGCTTCTAAAGATAGTTTCGTACACAAACACAATTTAACGATTAAGGTTTTAACTTCTTTACGTTCTAATTTACAAACCCACAGAGCAAAATTAAAGAGCGATACTGAAGAAAGACTAAAATATTACGATGGTTATATTGTGGCGTTAAAAGCAAGAACCGATCAAGAATTTGCAGCTATTTTAGAGCATTTAGGTGTAAAAACCGACGAACATATTGGCGAAACATTGGCTTCGATGCATTCTGCAAGTGCTAAAGCAAGACAAGATATGATGGACAATATCCCAGTTCACGAGAAAGTTATGAAAGGTGTTTATAGCACGTATGCAGAGGCTTTACAAGAAATACGTGAAAAAGATGTGGACATTCAAAAGAATTTTGCAGACAGATATGGAATCGACATGAAAGAGATTTTCGAGGATTATTACAAAGCAGATGCAAATGCGCCTTCTGGAAATGATGACGAACCAGCTGCAACTCCCAAAAAGGAATCTTCTAACGACGATTTATTGTCTTAA
- a CDS encoding type II toxin-antitoxin system PemK/MazF family toxin: protein MKQGEIWELYLNPTKGSEQSGRRPAVIISGNMLNTYLQVVIVCPLTTSIKNYKGNLIINPNEINGLEKKSEVLTFHVRSVSKTRLDKKIGKIPLKDVAVIKKTLNDILKF, encoded by the coding sequence ATGAAGCAAGGCGAAATTTGGGAATTGTATTTGAATCCGACAAAAGGAAGTGAGCAAAGTGGAAGAAGACCTGCAGTAATCATTAGTGGAAATATGTTAAACACCTATTTACAAGTGGTTATTGTTTGTCCTTTAACAACGAGTATTAAAAATTATAAAGGCAATCTTATTATAAATCCTAATGAAATAAACGGACTTGAAAAAAAATCGGAAGTGTTGACTTTTCATGTGCGTTCTGTTTCAAAAACAAGGTTGGATAAAAAAATTGGTAAAATTCCTTTAAAAGATGTTGCCGTTATTAAAAAAACGTTGAACGATATTCTTAAATTTTAA
- a CDS encoding DUF4199 domain-containing protein — MIKNYWNKGSKQKKRVIIFSLIIIALLFFLRDDYQPALLFFRKFIFIILLCFTILYFGLRKFRKSASTGSRIGILFVLALFFGAIYYVGFQSKMYNYMQTYNVFNDLKRIEIAELPLTQNERIQPLRNIFSMANESVGETKDVSLPHLVRVDGHNQWTMAIQPTEKYYWQGLKDNTEEVFSVSSTTPFPRFSSENRIPVTFSIGESLKFSRNTYNAVVQRLNPWMLFNYEPSDTFYMKNDKDAWVQVVSLIKWRGFFFPYPTFGGVMVIENGEHSWKDYLERITIGKGTYISPEEMKNYEYLTKQNTLSEKVSRLQAESLKFLAGFSDPLPWNMKSAVKIPVAPKDQNEQPYVTDFDFSDTKVGAYSGLYHWFGLEPVGAERTSLSYSVFIPADGTDKFYYYDHASKKQGYAGVSAMPLKVKESKKEYDWNANTPVEFRPYIKNIAGRKRMFFLGTVSTISNDNPNQFDGSATPDLALVDSEYRDVVWINAKKPSTWNEEVYKQLNEAWRTSERENIYFEKELTVLEKNQAILDSIQLISKKEKNIKEIQRLQKQIDSIRINQ, encoded by the coding sequence ATGATAAAAAATTATTGGAATAAAGGATCAAAACAGAAAAAGAGAGTCATTATATTCTCTTTAATAATCATTGCATTATTGTTCTTTTTAAGAGACGATTATCAACCAGCATTGTTGTTTTTTAGAAAGTTCATATTTATAATTCTATTGTGTTTTACTATTTTGTATTTTGGATTAAGAAAATTTCGAAAATCGGCAAGTACAGGAAGTAGAATAGGAATATTATTTGTTTTAGCACTCTTTTTTGGAGCCATTTATTATGTAGGTTTTCAATCGAAAATGTACAATTATATGCAGACGTATAATGTATTTAACGATTTAAAAAGAATTGAAATTGCAGAACTTCCATTAACACAAAATGAGAGAATTCAGCCTTTAAGAAATATTTTTTCGATGGCAAACGAATCTGTTGGCGAAACCAAAGATGTTTCCCTGCCACATTTGGTAAGAGTAGATGGACATAATCAATGGACAATGGCAATTCAACCCACAGAAAAATATTATTGGCAGGGTTTAAAAGACAATACAGAAGAGGTTTTTTCTGTGTCGAGCACAACTCCTTTTCCAAGATTTTCGAGTGAAAATAGAATTCCAGTTACATTTTCAATTGGCGAATCTCTAAAATTTAGCAGAAATACGTATAACGCAGTTGTACAAAGATTAAATCCTTGGATGTTGTTTAATTACGAACCAAGTGACACGTTTTACATGAAAAACGACAAAGATGCTTGGGTTCAGGTAGTTAGTTTAATAAAATGGAGAGGATTCTTTTTTCCATATCCAACTTTTGGAGGAGTAATGGTTATAGAAAATGGCGAGCATTCTTGGAAAGACTATTTAGAGCGAATTACTATTGGGAAAGGGACTTATATTTCTCCAGAAGAAATGAAAAATTACGAATATCTGACAAAACAAAACACATTGTCGGAAAAAGTATCTCGTTTGCAAGCAGAATCTTTAAAATTTTTAGCAGGTTTTTCTGACCCATTACCTTGGAATATGAAAAGTGCAGTAAAAATTCCAGTAGCTCCAAAAGACCAAAACGAGCAACCTTATGTAACCGATTTCGATTTTTCAGATACCAAAGTTGGTGCTTACAGTGGTTTGTATCATTGGTTTGGTTTAGAACCAGTTGGCGCAGAAAGAACCAGTTTAAGTTACAGCGTTTTTATTCCTGCAGATGGAACAGATAAGTTCTATTATTACGATCATGCATCTAAAAAACAAGGTTATGCAGGCGTTTCTGCAATGCCTTTAAAAGTAAAAGAATCTAAAAAAGAATACGATTGGAATGCAAACACACCAGTAGAATTTAGACCTTATATTAAGAACATTGCAGGTAGAAAACGCATGTTTTTTTTAGGAACAGTTTCTACGATTAGTAACGATAATCCGAATCAGTTTGATGGTTCTGCAACACCAGATTTAGCTTTGGTAGACAGCGAATACAGAGATGTTGTCTGGATTAATGCGAAGAAACCAAGCACTTGGAACGAGGAGGTTTACAAGCAATTAAATGAAGCTTGGAGAACCAGCGAAAGAGAAAATATTTATTTCGAAAAAGAGTTAACAGTTCTAGAAAAAAATCAGGCAATATTAGATTCCATTCAATTGATTTCTAAAAAGGAAAAGAACATTAAAGAAATTCAACGTCTTCAAAAACAGATAGATTCTATTCGCATTAATCAGTAA
- a CDS encoding DoxX family protein: protein MKTSKLVFYISTGLLTLLMLFSVSMYLFNHIEIQTAFLTLGYPTYIIYPLAFVKILGLIAIWFIANKSLKEWAYAGFFFNFVLAFFAHYMISDGEHMGALAAIIVLVVSYIFNKKVNNGR from the coding sequence ATGAAAACTAGCAAACTAGTATTTTACATAAGCACAGGTTTACTTACTTTACTAATGCTTTTTTCAGTAAGTATGTATCTTTTTAATCATATAGAAATTCAAACTGCATTTTTAACATTAGGGTATCCAACCTATATCATTTACCCATTAGCATTTGTTAAAATTTTAGGATTAATCGCTATTTGGTTTATAGCTAACAAATCTCTAAAAGAATGGGCATATGCAGGTTTCTTTTTCAATTTTGTTTTGGCATTTTTTGCTCATTATATGATTTCAGATGGCGAACATATGGGAGCATTAGCCGCAATTATAGTATTAGTAGTTTCTTACATATTCAATAAAAAAGTAAATAATGGCAGATAA
- a CDS encoding NUDIX domain-containing protein codes for MTDNKIKNVTSKVLSNIWAKLEQVSFDFTFKNGKTERLRHEVYGKADGVAVLPYNPTTKNVVLSKQFRIPMYVAGVKNGFSIEVVGGSIDKNESPETSVIRETKEEIGYSISEIEKVSTVFLSPGLMREQVHLYVAKYTDEDKVESGGGLAEESEEITVLETSFDEALKMIENQEIIDARTIMLLYHLKVKGSI; via the coding sequence GTGACAGATAATAAAATCAAAAACGTAACATCAAAAGTACTTTCCAATATTTGGGCGAAGTTAGAGCAAGTCAGTTTCGATTTTACGTTTAAAAACGGAAAAACAGAGCGTTTAAGACACGAAGTCTATGGAAAAGCAGATGGAGTGGCAGTTTTACCCTACAATCCAACCACGAAAAATGTAGTTTTATCGAAACAATTTAGAATACCTATGTATGTTGCAGGCGTTAAAAACGGATTTTCAATAGAAGTTGTAGGAGGTTCTATAGATAAAAATGAATCGCCAGAAACAAGTGTCATTAGAGAAACAAAAGAAGAAATTGGTTACAGTATTTCTGAAATCGAAAAAGTAAGTACTGTTTTTTTGTCTCCAGGATTAATGAGAGAGCAAGTCCATTTATATGTTGCCAAATATACAGATGAAGATAAAGTTGAAAGTGGAGGAGGCTTAGCAGAAGAAAGTGAAGAAATTACAGTGTTAGAAACTTCTTTTGATGAAGCTTTAAAAATGATAGAAAACCAAGAAATTATAGATGCAAGAACCATTATGTTGTTGTATCATTTGAAAGTGAAAGGATCAATATAG
- a CDS encoding OsmC family protein: MADNTTSKIVLTNKNYLAEAKMRNHFAVIDEPVNAGGDDNGPTPVEYLLTAIGGCVSITLRMYAERKGWDVGEITVNVSQIKDEKGSHLSEEISFSKEIDEDQRKRLLVIAGKCPVAKMVKGETEIVSSIQ; this comes from the coding sequence ATGGCAGATAATACAACATCAAAAATAGTTTTAACAAATAAAAACTATTTAGCAGAAGCAAAAATGAGAAATCATTTTGCAGTAATAGACGAACCCGTAAACGCAGGTGGAGATGACAATGGCCCAACACCAGTAGAGTATTTATTAACTGCAATTGGAGGTTGTGTTTCCATAACTTTGCGAATGTATGCCGAAAGAAAAGGTTGGGACGTTGGCGAAATTACAGTAAACGTTTCACAAATAAAAGACGAAAAGGGTTCTCATTTAAGTGAAGAAATTTCATTTTCAAAAGAAATTGACGAAGATCAAAGAAAACGATTATTAGTAATTGCTGGCAAATGTCCAGTCGCAAAAATGGTAAAAGGAGAAACTGAAATAGTTAGTAGTATTCAGTAG